One Scyliorhinus canicula chromosome 9, sScyCan1.1, whole genome shotgun sequence DNA segment encodes these proteins:
- the LOC119971547 gene encoding probable G-protein coupled receptor 139 has protein sequence MTATILSRGKCGLSQCVTHYLVAMAVADLLVIILDLILRHIPITYWETFNFVRSIPVCNIHAVLLFAATDCSVWFTVTFTFDRFVAIGCQKLKIKYCIKKTAVFILGLVTALSCLKNIFWYFMFTGQYWLTNIPWFCHIKGYSGDSLVWASIEFLHYIFTPCIPFALILLLNVLTASNILLASRARKRLQGHSSHKASSDPEIESRRKSIILLFVVSGNFILLWTMFMVYSVWNRMAGLGYYFINLPRFVQEMGFILQLLSCCTNTCIYAVTQTKFREELKNVIKYPFTVIVRFLIICSIKTRVLLLKRTHCFPDSEIMTQRSWSALPWCLQHQCSMPICFLSGQ, from the coding sequence ATGACGGCTACAATTTTATCTCGAGGAAAATGCGGTCTCTCACAATGCGTCACTCATTATCTGGTGGCTATGGCAGTGGCGGATCTACTGGTCATTATCCTTGATTTGATATTGCGGCACATTCCAATTACTTATTGGGAAACGTTTAACTTTGTGCGGTCAATCCCtgtgtgtaatatccacgctgTCCTGCTATTTGCAGCTacagactgttctgtctggttcaccgttactttcacctttgatcgatttgtagcCATTGGTTGCCAAAAACTGAAAATTAAATATTGCATCAAGAAAACTGCAGTTTTTATTCTAGGActagtgactgcactgagctgtttaaagaacattttctggtactTTATGTTTACAGGTCAATATTGGCTCACAAACATTCCCTGGTTTTGTCATATAAAAGGATATTCTGGGGATTCATTGGTTTGGGCTTCAATCGAGTTCCTTCATTATATATTCACTCCATGTATCCCGTTTGCTCTGATTCTTCTGCTCAATGTTTTAACCGCCAGCAACATTTTATTGGCCAGCAGAGCTCGCAAGAGATTACAAGGTCACAGCAGTCACAAGGCTTCCAGTGACCCAGAGATAGAGAGTCGAAGGAAATCCATTATTTTACTATTTGTTGTCTCAGGGAATTTCATATTGCTATGGACGATGTTTATGGTTTATTCTGTATGGAACCGAATGGCGGGTTTGGGgtattattttataaatttacctCGTTTCGTACAAGAAATGGGATTCATCCTCCAGCTCCTGAGTTGTTGCACCAACACTTGTATTTATGCCGTGACTCAGACTAAGTTCAGAGAAGAATTGAAGAATGTGATTAAATATCCCTTTACTGTAATTGTAAGATTTCTCATAATTTGCAGCATTAAAACTCGCGTTCTCTTACTCAAAAGGACCCACTGTTTCCCCGATAGTGAGATAATGACACAGAGAAGTTGGTCTGCTCTCCCTTGGTGTCTGCAACACCAATGCAGTATGCCTATTTGTTTTCTGTCAGGCCAGTAA